One Paenarthrobacter aurescens TC1 DNA window includes the following coding sequences:
- a CDS encoding putative molybdopterin biosynthesis protein (MoeA) (identified by match to protein family HMM PF00994; match to protein family HMM PF03453; match to protein family HMM PF03454) — MTVAPNEGHHAAHTWHEARQRAFDVAAPIPSGPVPLGAALGRTLASDALAVQDMPHYASSAMDGWAVNGSGPWILNEPGQRLAPHQASPIVTGGLIPPGAKAVLRSESGVITTDDDGLPVLALGGSAKPGEPRNGQHIRKAAGEAAEGDILLNAGTVLNPAHIALAALAGLDQLDVLGKPLVRFLLTGSEVVTRGVPLPGQVRDTFGPQLGAVVELLGGIAGEQLRVGDNYEEWIDALQDTEPTLDELTPDEPFVEAEPPADVVITTGGTGRSGTDHLRKAVAELGGSLLIDGIAMRPGHPAVLAELPDGRFVLGLPGNPLAAMMALFTVGAPLLAALGHGHLEEVGEVPCGTTIDAEPGRTRLMPFKLVYGLASPTQHAGPGMMRGLAGADGVMVVPPHGVQLGEMVPAFALPWGKALPVPKAPEDKTRKVAPRQQRKAPSGPVDWSALDA, encoded by the coding sequence ATGACGGTGGCCCCCAACGAGGGCCATCACGCGGCACACACATGGCATGAAGCCCGGCAGCGCGCGTTTGATGTCGCCGCTCCCATTCCGTCAGGCCCCGTCCCACTTGGTGCAGCCCTTGGGCGCACCTTGGCCTCGGATGCCCTGGCCGTGCAGGACATGCCCCACTACGCCTCGTCGGCCATGGACGGGTGGGCCGTCAACGGAAGTGGTCCATGGATCCTCAACGAGCCGGGGCAGCGGCTGGCGCCGCACCAAGCCAGTCCCATAGTCACGGGCGGGCTGATTCCGCCCGGGGCCAAGGCAGTCCTGCGCAGCGAGAGCGGTGTGATAACCACCGACGACGACGGCCTGCCGGTGCTTGCACTTGGCGGCAGCGCAAAACCGGGGGAGCCCCGCAACGGCCAACACATCCGTAAAGCTGCTGGAGAAGCCGCCGAGGGTGACATCCTGCTCAACGCCGGGACGGTTCTGAATCCGGCACACATTGCGTTGGCAGCGCTTGCTGGCCTGGATCAGCTCGACGTTCTCGGAAAACCGCTGGTCCGGTTCCTCCTGACGGGTTCGGAAGTGGTCACCCGGGGTGTTCCGCTTCCTGGCCAGGTCCGGGATACCTTCGGTCCGCAGCTGGGCGCCGTAGTGGAGCTTTTGGGCGGCATCGCAGGGGAACAGCTCAGGGTGGGTGACAACTATGAGGAGTGGATCGACGCGCTCCAGGATACCGAGCCAACGCTGGACGAACTGACCCCCGACGAACCGTTCGTCGAAGCGGAACCGCCTGCCGACGTCGTGATTACTACGGGCGGGACGGGACGCTCGGGGACGGACCACCTGCGGAAAGCCGTAGCTGAACTGGGCGGCAGTCTGCTGATTGATGGCATCGCCATGCGCCCGGGACATCCGGCAGTGTTGGCGGAACTGCCCGATGGCCGGTTTGTGTTGGGCCTGCCGGGAAATCCCCTGGCTGCCATGATGGCTTTGTTCACCGTAGGCGCACCCCTGCTGGCGGCTTTAGGTCACGGCCATTTGGAAGAGGTGGGTGAGGTTCCCTGCGGCACCACCATCGATGCCGAGCCTGGACGCACCCGCCTGATGCCCTTCAAGCTCGTATACGGACTGGCGTCTCCAACCCAACATGCCGGCCCTGGAATGATGCGTGGCCTGGCCGGCGCGGATGGAGTGATGGTGGTGCCACCACACGGAGTCCAGCTGGGTGAGATGGTGCCTGCGTTCGCACTGCCTTGGGGCAAAGCGCTGCCGGTGCCGAAGGCGCCGGAGGACAAGACCCGAAAAGTCGCGCCCCGGCAACAGCGGAAGGCACCTTCCGGCCCTGTGGACTGGAGCGCACTGGACGCCTGA
- a CDS encoding putative molybdopterin-guanine dinucleotide biosynthesis protein (mobA) → MEFNAVILAGGRATRLGGVPKPSLKYDGDTLLQHALHAARGASAVVVVGPDVPGSGGGAELVTSGRAGAGGQLPGRILRAREEPVFAGPAAAIAAGLAALTKNGESSPWTLVLACDMPHASRGVGLLWAALESSPGVEGAMAVSVDGRKQPLLGAYSTAALEREVAVASEGSGLTNSSVFRLLARLNVLDVEVPARSTDDVDTWEDAAALGIDYELEADVKSQEETLEEWCRTLLQAFELEGVEVDINEVLAVAGVAAHSVVRPAAPLTTFIAGYAAGMARGIGQASDDASMNAALELARKIAKEYSESGTGTE, encoded by the coding sequence ATGGAGTTCAATGCCGTGATTTTGGCGGGTGGCAGGGCCACCCGCCTCGGTGGCGTGCCCAAGCCATCCTTGAAGTACGACGGCGACACCCTCCTTCAGCACGCACTGCACGCTGCCCGGGGTGCTTCGGCGGTTGTTGTGGTGGGGCCGGATGTACCCGGTTCAGGAGGCGGCGCTGAACTTGTAACCAGTGGACGGGCGGGCGCCGGCGGACAGCTCCCGGGCAGGATCCTGCGGGCACGTGAGGAGCCGGTGTTTGCCGGACCTGCGGCGGCTATTGCGGCCGGCCTGGCTGCGCTGACGAAAAATGGCGAAAGCAGTCCGTGGACGCTGGTTCTGGCTTGCGATATGCCGCATGCCTCCCGCGGAGTTGGCCTTCTGTGGGCCGCGCTGGAGTCCAGTCCTGGGGTGGAAGGCGCCATGGCTGTCTCTGTGGACGGGCGGAAGCAACCACTCCTGGGGGCCTACAGTACGGCCGCCCTGGAAAGGGAAGTGGCCGTAGCTTCGGAAGGTTCGGGGTTAACGAACTCTTCAGTGTTCCGGCTGCTTGCTAGGCTGAACGTGCTGGACGTTGAGGTCCCTGCGCGGTCCACGGATGACGTGGATACGTGGGAGGACGCGGCGGCCTTGGGCATTGACTACGAGTTGGAGGCGGACGTGAAGAGCCAGGAAGAGACGCTCGAGGAATGGTGCCGGACATTGCTTCAGGCTTTCGAGCTGGAGGGCGTGGAGGTGGACATCAACGAGGTCCTAGCGGTGGCAGGTGTTGCAGCGCACTCAGTGGTGCGCCCCGCCGCGCCCTTGACAACGTTCATTGCCGGATATGCGGCAGGCATGGCCCGCGGGATCGGCCAGGCCAGCGATGACGCGTCCATGAACGCTGCCTTGGAACTTGCCCGCAAAATTGCCAAGGAGTACTCGGAGTCCGGGACCGGCACGGAATGA
- a CDS encoding putative protein of unknown function, NlpC/P60 domain (identified by match to protein family HMM PF00877), with the protein MTSANKVARHRAEAPKTSSLSVIAKAVTTNAGGVGRQAAVIAAASGLVLTSGIAANAAETNVDRESTSTSTLDVQSVVQATIAADSTVAISYERPVVTTEEAPAAVVIEEAQAKVEAKVEPKQATPAAAPAATATVAVSSPTPAPAAPAASSGLGAAIAAAAYAQIGVTQDCTMLVTNSLAAVGINFHDWPAGYLSLGRTVSAAEAQPGDLAYYANGGLAGQAHIAVYVGNGQAVHGGWNGSTTALFSANVGSGPVFIRVNG; encoded by the coding sequence ATGACCAGTGCAAACAAGGTTGCGCGGCACCGTGCTGAGGCCCCCAAGACCAGCTCGCTTTCCGTCATCGCCAAGGCCGTCACCACCAACGCCGGTGGCGTTGGCCGCCAGGCAGCAGTTATCGCTGCAGCTTCAGGCCTGGTCCTGACCAGTGGGATCGCCGCCAACGCTGCCGAGACCAACGTGGATCGTGAATCGACGTCAACGTCCACTCTGGACGTGCAGTCCGTAGTCCAGGCCACCATCGCCGCGGACTCCACGGTGGCCATCTCCTACGAGCGCCCCGTTGTCACCACGGAGGAAGCCCCGGCTGCCGTTGTGATTGAAGAAGCTCAGGCCAAGGTTGAAGCCAAGGTTGAGCCCAAACAAGCAACCCCGGCGGCCGCTCCGGCAGCCACCGCGACCGTTGCCGTCAGCAGCCCGACCCCCGCTCCGGCAGCTCCGGCGGCTTCCAGCGGTCTCGGGGCAGCCATCGCTGCGGCTGCTTACGCCCAGATCGGCGTGACCCAGGACTGCACCATGCTGGTGACCAACTCCCTGGCGGCCGTGGGCATCAACTTCCACGACTGGCCCGCCGGCTATCTTTCCCTGGGCCGCACCGTCAGTGCAGCCGAAGCCCAGCCCGGTGACCTCGCCTACTACGCCAACGGTGGTTTGGCTGGACAGGCCCACATCGCTGTCTACGTCGGCAACGGCCAGGCAGTCCACGGTGGATGGAACGGATCCACCACGGCGCTGTTCAGCGCCAACGTGGGCTCGGGCCCGGTTTTCATCCGCGTCAACGGCTGA
- a CDS encoding putative HNH endonuclease domain protein (identified by match to protein family HMM PF01844), whose product MRTLVLNAGYEPLAVITFRRALVLVLTGKASVVAEGDEPVVGPQEVLGRPSVILLNRYIRPRYNRITAVSRRGVLRRDGHRCAYCGKTAHTIDHVHPKSRGGADSWENLVAACLKCNNAKSDHTLAEMGWKLRFKPGVPQGTMWQIKELEKPAPDWDPFLLPESAA is encoded by the coding sequence ATGCGCACACTCGTTCTGAATGCTGGATATGAACCGCTGGCGGTAATAACATTCCGCCGGGCGCTGGTCCTTGTGTTGACGGGGAAAGCTAGCGTAGTGGCCGAAGGCGACGAGCCTGTCGTCGGGCCACAGGAAGTTCTCGGACGTCCATCCGTGATTCTTCTCAACCGCTACATCCGCCCCCGGTACAACAGGATTACCGCCGTGAGTCGTCGTGGAGTTCTTCGCCGCGACGGACACCGCTGTGCCTATTGCGGGAAAACAGCCCACACCATAGACCACGTCCACCCCAAATCCAGGGGTGGCGCGGATTCCTGGGAAAACCTGGTTGCGGCGTGCTTGAAATGCAACAACGCCAAGAGCGACCACACGCTGGCTGAGATGGGCTGGAAGCTCCGTTTCAAACCCGGTGTGCCCCAGGGAACCATGTGGCAGATCAAAGAACTCGAGAAACCTGCGCCGGACTGGGACCCGTTCCTGTTGCCGGAATCCGCTGCCTGA
- a CDS encoding putative alpha-mannosidase (identified by match to protein family HMM PF01074; match to protein family HMM PF07748), with the protein MHDDRRITEQRLDRFVRERILPAIYGRAIPLQLSSWEAPGEPVPATEALRQVFTPQEPGAAWGKAWSTKWLRLQGEVPQDWGMTDSTTVEIIVDLGFNSDVPGFQCEGTAWHSDGSIIKAISPRNYHVPLKLLGGGHSVDFYVEAAANPDVAQGWSFAPTPLGDKATSGDEPRYRLGRIAIAELNETVWELNQDIWTLSGLMHELPMEMPRRHEILRALERMLDVMDPDDVAGTAAAGRAELAQVLSRPAYASAHELLATGHAHIDSAWLWPVRETIRKCARTFSNVVALMDEDPDFVFSCSSAQQMAWMKEFFPELFVRIREKVKAGQFVPVGGMWVESDTNMPGGEAMARQFVEGKSFFLNEFDIECQEAWLPDSFGYSGAIPQIVKEAGSRWFLTQKISWNKVNRMPHHTFAWEGIDGTRLFTHFPPVDTYNAELHGRELAHAERNYRDHGRGTMSLVPFGYGDGGGGPTREMVAAAHRTADLEGSPKVHMGTAREFFTKAEAEYTNLPVWVGEMYLEMHRGTYTSQAKTKRGNRRSEHLLREAELWCATAAVRLGAAYAYPADELKRLWRLVLLQQFHDILPGSSIAWVHQDAERNYEAIARDLTGIINHAAQALVGEGDQQFLLNAAPHQRNGVPALGAAEAIKPESSVQVDELEDGYVLDNGVIRAVLNQDGLLTSLVDHASGRNAIAPGQAGNLLELFRDTPNEWDAWDIEEFYRRNVTPLTQADGVDVERSPAGVVVVVKRKVGASTITQRLTLDAGSASLGIATTVDWQEREKMLKIAFPLDVRADRSASETQFGHVFRPTHTNTSWEAAKFEICAHRWIHVAEPGYGVAVSNSSSYGHDVTRAVRADGGTTTTVRTSLLRSARFPDPEADRGEHTLELSIRPGAAIADAVEEGYRTNLKPRFISGGRPVEPLLSVSNPAIVVEAVKLAEDGSGDVVVRLYESLGERSTGLLTPNFECSDALATDLLERPTEAPGVAVEEGPAVKLVLRPFQLVTLRFVR; encoded by the coding sequence TTGCACGACGACCGCCGGATCACCGAACAGCGTCTCGATCGATTTGTTCGGGAACGCATTCTTCCGGCCATTTACGGCAGGGCGATTCCGCTTCAACTCAGCAGCTGGGAGGCGCCCGGCGAACCCGTGCCCGCCACGGAAGCGCTACGCCAGGTCTTCACCCCGCAGGAGCCCGGCGCGGCGTGGGGCAAGGCCTGGAGTACCAAGTGGCTGCGCCTGCAGGGTGAGGTGCCGCAGGACTGGGGCATGACTGACTCCACCACAGTGGAGATCATTGTTGATCTTGGCTTCAACAGCGACGTCCCGGGCTTCCAGTGCGAAGGCACCGCGTGGCACTCGGACGGAAGCATCATCAAGGCGATTTCGCCCAGGAACTACCACGTCCCGCTCAAACTTCTTGGCGGCGGCCACTCCGTGGACTTCTATGTGGAGGCCGCAGCCAACCCGGACGTTGCCCAGGGTTGGTCCTTCGCGCCCACACCGCTGGGGGACAAAGCAACCTCCGGCGATGAGCCCCGGTATCGCCTGGGACGCATCGCCATTGCCGAGCTGAACGAAACGGTGTGGGAACTCAATCAAGACATTTGGACCCTCAGCGGTTTGATGCACGAGCTTCCTATGGAAATGCCCCGGCGCCACGAGATCCTGCGCGCGCTGGAACGCATGCTGGACGTCATGGACCCGGACGACGTTGCCGGAACCGCTGCTGCGGGTCGTGCAGAGCTGGCGCAAGTTCTCAGCCGTCCCGCCTACGCGTCCGCCCATGAACTCCTGGCTACCGGGCACGCACACATTGACTCCGCCTGGCTGTGGCCTGTTCGTGAGACCATCCGCAAATGTGCCCGCACTTTCTCCAACGTGGTGGCCTTGATGGATGAAGACCCGGACTTCGTCTTCTCCTGTTCTTCGGCCCAGCAGATGGCGTGGATGAAGGAGTTCTTCCCTGAGCTCTTTGTGCGCATCAGGGAAAAAGTGAAGGCCGGCCAGTTCGTTCCTGTGGGCGGCATGTGGGTGGAATCGGACACCAATATGCCAGGCGGCGAGGCCATGGCCCGCCAGTTCGTGGAGGGTAAGAGTTTCTTCCTGAACGAGTTCGATATCGAGTGCCAGGAAGCGTGGCTGCCCGATTCGTTTGGCTATTCCGGTGCCATCCCGCAGATTGTCAAGGAAGCCGGTTCGCGCTGGTTCCTCACACAGAAGATCTCTTGGAACAAGGTCAACCGGATGCCTCACCACACCTTCGCCTGGGAGGGCATCGACGGCACCCGGCTGTTTACGCACTTTCCGCCGGTGGACACCTACAACGCTGAGCTGCACGGACGCGAACTGGCGCACGCAGAGCGCAATTACCGCGACCACGGCCGCGGGACCATGTCATTGGTGCCCTTCGGCTATGGCGACGGCGGCGGCGGACCTACGCGCGAAATGGTTGCCGCTGCGCATCGAACGGCGGACCTGGAAGGCTCTCCGAAGGTGCACATGGGCACAGCCAGGGAGTTCTTCACCAAGGCTGAGGCCGAGTACACCAACCTGCCCGTCTGGGTTGGCGAGATGTACCTGGAAATGCACCGCGGAACGTACACCAGCCAAGCAAAGACCAAGCGAGGCAACCGTCGGAGCGAACACCTCCTGCGCGAGGCCGAGTTGTGGTGCGCCACCGCTGCCGTCCGGCTCGGTGCGGCCTACGCCTATCCCGCGGACGAGCTCAAGCGGCTCTGGCGGCTGGTCCTGCTCCAGCAGTTCCACGACATCCTGCCGGGCAGCTCGATTGCTTGGGTCCACCAGGACGCAGAGCGCAACTACGAGGCCATAGCCCGGGACCTCACGGGCATCATCAACCATGCTGCTCAGGCTTTGGTGGGCGAGGGGGATCAGCAGTTCCTGCTGAATGCCGCCCCGCATCAGCGCAACGGTGTGCCCGCGCTGGGCGCAGCCGAGGCCATCAAGCCCGAGTCCAGCGTCCAGGTGGACGAGCTCGAGGACGGCTACGTTTTGGACAATGGCGTCATCCGCGCGGTCCTGAACCAGGACGGCCTGCTTACTTCCCTGGTTGACCACGCCAGTGGCCGCAACGCCATCGCTCCAGGACAGGCCGGAAACTTGCTCGAGCTTTTCAGGGATACTCCAAACGAGTGGGACGCATGGGACATCGAAGAGTTCTATCGCCGAAATGTCACACCCTTGACCCAAGCGGATGGCGTCGATGTTGAGCGTTCGCCGGCCGGCGTCGTCGTGGTGGTCAAACGCAAGGTGGGTGCCTCCACCATCACGCAACGCCTGACTCTCGACGCCGGTTCGGCGTCGCTTGGGATCGCCACCACGGTGGACTGGCAGGAACGCGAAAAGATGCTCAAGATCGCCTTCCCGCTGGACGTCAGGGCGGATCGTTCAGCGTCCGAGACCCAGTTCGGCCACGTCTTCCGGCCGACGCACACCAACACCTCCTGGGAAGCGGCCAAGTTCGAGATCTGCGCCCATCGCTGGATCCACGTAGCCGAGCCTGGCTATGGCGTTGCAGTGAGCAATTCCTCCAGTTACGGGCACGACGTCACGCGGGCTGTCCGTGCCGATGGCGGAACCACGACGACGGTCCGCACTTCGCTGCTGCGCTCTGCCCGGTTCCCGGACCCGGAAGCCGACCGGGGTGAGCACACACTTGAGCTATCCATCAGGCCTGGCGCCGCGATCGCTGACGCTGTGGAGGAGGGATACCGCACCAACCTGAAGCCAAGGTTCATCTCCGGCGGCCGGCCGGTGGAACCGCTGCTTTCCGTGTCCAATCCCGCAATCGTGGTGGAGGCCGTCAAGCTGGCCGAAGACGGCTCGGGCGATGTCGTTGTTCGGCTCTACGAATCGTTGGGGGAGCGCTCAACAGGCCTCCTAACGCCCAACTTTGAGTGCTCTGATGCATTAGCCACCGATCTGCTGGAGCGCCCTACGGAAGCACCCGGTGTGGCTGTGGAGGAGGGGCCCGCGGTCAAGCTGGTGCTTCGGCCTTTCCAGCTGGTAACCCTGCGGTTTGTTCGCTGA
- a CDS encoding putative formate dehydrogenase (identified by match to protein family HMM PF00384; match to protein family HMM PF01568; match to protein family HMM TIGR01701) produces the protein MTKCNDGLMNRHAPEQDINEDDLQIHPPKQAAAGLKAVTVALERGYAQAGVSRTVRSMLRVNQHDGFDCPGCAWPESITGRRSPAEFCENGAKAIAEESTTRTVGAEFWAKHSLSDLEDKTEYWLGSQGRLSEPVVIRPGDTHYSPISWTEAFALIGEHINATTPDKCVFYTSGRTANETAFMYQLFARSLGTNNLPDCSNMCHESSGSALNPTIGIGKGTVSLEDIHHAELVLVVGQNPGTNHPRMLSALRDCKNNGGKIIAVNPLPEAGLLNFKDPQSLNGVIGGGTTIADEFLQIKVGGDLALFQALGHLLLEEEETNPGTVVDHSFIEQQTEGFAAYKEARSVLDWDETERATGLSREEITKAAGMMAASKATIICWALGLTQQPHSVDTLREIINLLLLQGNFGKRGAGACPVRGHSNVQGDRTMGIWEKPKESFLAALDKEFGFHMPRDHGYDSVETQHALEKGDVDVFVSMGGNFAAAGSDTAALEQGLKRAGLTVHISTKPNRAHIVHGKTSLILPTLGRTDADHKHPMGKQFLSVEDSMSVIHKTQGRLEPVSEHLLSEPVIVARMAQATLGENHSVDWRAMAEDYDVIRNHISRVIPGFEDFNARVRTKNGFVLPNPPRDTRTFATDIGRGRFSVRPLEYLEAPAGHLILQTVRSHDQYNTTFYGLDDRYRGVSDGRRVILVHPGDLEELGFEDRDLVDVISTFSGTERRANKFRLIGYPTAKGCAAAYFPEANALVHRELVARESNTPGYKAMTVRFVKHEENGS, from the coding sequence ATGACAAAGTGCAATGATGGACTCATGAACAGGCATGCTCCCGAACAGGACATCAACGAAGATGACCTGCAAATCCACCCGCCCAAACAAGCCGCGGCAGGCCTCAAAGCCGTCACTGTTGCCCTTGAACGCGGATACGCCCAGGCCGGTGTATCCCGTACGGTCCGCTCCATGCTCAGGGTCAACCAGCATGATGGCTTTGACTGCCCCGGGTGCGCTTGGCCGGAATCGATCACCGGCAGGCGCAGTCCCGCGGAGTTTTGCGAGAACGGTGCCAAGGCGATCGCAGAGGAAAGCACCACCCGGACCGTCGGTGCCGAATTCTGGGCGAAGCACTCCCTGTCGGACCTCGAGGACAAGACGGAGTACTGGCTGGGAAGCCAGGGAAGACTGTCCGAACCCGTGGTCATCAGGCCGGGCGACACCCACTACTCGCCGATCAGTTGGACTGAAGCTTTTGCCTTGATTGGCGAACACATCAACGCCACAACGCCTGACAAGTGCGTGTTCTACACCTCCGGCCGTACGGCCAACGAGACCGCCTTCATGTACCAGTTGTTTGCGCGAAGCCTCGGGACCAACAACCTTCCCGATTGCTCCAACATGTGCCATGAGTCCTCCGGAAGCGCCCTCAACCCGACCATCGGAATCGGCAAAGGCACGGTCAGTTTGGAGGACATCCACCACGCCGAACTGGTCCTGGTAGTGGGTCAGAACCCCGGAACAAACCACCCCCGGATGCTGTCCGCCCTGCGCGACTGCAAGAACAACGGTGGAAAGATCATCGCCGTCAATCCGCTTCCCGAAGCCGGCCTCTTGAACTTCAAGGACCCGCAATCCCTCAACGGCGTCATTGGTGGCGGCACTACCATCGCTGACGAATTCCTGCAGATCAAAGTGGGCGGCGACCTCGCGCTGTTCCAAGCACTGGGCCACCTGCTCCTGGAAGAAGAGGAAACCAACCCCGGGACCGTCGTCGACCATTCCTTCATAGAGCAGCAGACCGAAGGGTTCGCAGCCTACAAGGAGGCGCGTTCCGTACTGGACTGGGACGAAACCGAACGGGCCACGGGGCTGAGCCGGGAAGAAATCACCAAGGCAGCCGGGATGATGGCTGCGTCCAAGGCAACAATCATCTGCTGGGCGCTTGGGCTGACCCAACAACCGCATTCGGTGGATACCCTGCGCGAAATCATCAACCTGCTGCTGCTCCAAGGCAACTTCGGCAAGCGCGGGGCAGGTGCCTGTCCGGTGCGCGGCCACTCAAACGTGCAGGGCGACCGCACCATGGGCATCTGGGAGAAACCCAAGGAATCCTTCCTGGCCGCATTGGATAAAGAGTTTGGCTTCCACATGCCGCGGGATCACGGCTATGACTCCGTGGAAACCCAGCATGCCCTGGAAAAGGGAGACGTGGATGTTTTCGTGTCCATGGGTGGAAACTTCGCAGCGGCGGGATCGGACACTGCTGCCCTGGAACAAGGCTTGAAGAGGGCGGGGCTGACTGTCCACATCTCCACCAAACCCAACCGGGCACACATCGTGCACGGCAAGACGTCCCTGATCCTGCCCACGCTGGGAAGGACGGACGCTGACCACAAACACCCCATGGGCAAGCAGTTCCTCTCAGTGGAGGACTCCATGTCCGTCATCCACAAAACGCAAGGACGGTTGGAGCCGGTTTCGGAGCACCTCCTGAGCGAACCGGTGATTGTGGCACGGATGGCCCAAGCGACGTTGGGAGAGAACCACAGCGTGGACTGGCGGGCCATGGCTGAGGACTACGATGTCATCCGCAACCACATCTCCCGAGTCATTCCCGGCTTTGAGGACTTCAACGCAAGGGTTCGCACCAAGAACGGCTTCGTCCTGCCCAACCCACCCCGGGATACCCGTACCTTCGCCACGGACATCGGCAGGGGACGCTTCTCCGTGCGGCCCCTGGAGTATCTCGAAGCGCCGGCGGGCCACCTGATTCTCCAGACGGTGCGCAGCCACGACCAATACAACACCACGTTCTACGGCTTGGATGACCGGTATCGCGGCGTCTCGGATGGTCGTCGAGTGATCCTGGTCCACCCGGGTGACCTGGAGGAACTGGGCTTCGAGGACCGGGACCTGGTGGATGTCATCTCCACCTTTTCGGGAACGGAACGGCGTGCCAACAAGTTCCGGCTCATCGGGTACCCCACGGCCAAGGGATGCGCCGCAGCGTACTTCCCGGAGGCCAACGCGCTGGTGCACCGCGAACTGGTGGCACGGGAATCCAACACCCCTGGCTACAAGGCCATGACAGTGCGGTTCGTCAAACATGAGGAGAACGGATCCTGA
- the fdhD gene encoding formate dehydrogenase family accessory protein FdhD (identified by match to protein family HMM PF02634; match to protein family HMM TIGR00129), translated as MGRVTQRRKVHKFVLDGSPQALEHPVRFKEDVLAVEEPLEIRLGEMSFSVTMRTPGDDFDLVAGFLVSEGIIWEPGQLISERFCSGEDENGVQTFNVVDAQLRPDVERPDTGRNVYTSSSCGICGTDSIDAVRKSSHHSPKEDDVAVPVRALAALPDRLREAQAVFDKTGGVHAAGLFRIHDDGTTELLCLREDVGRHNAVDKVVGWALRSGMLPLKGTVLQVSGRASFELVQKAAMAGIPVLAAVSAPSSLAAELAEETGITLAGFSRGLSLNVYAGRDRIVAETTEATPIIRGG; from the coding sequence ATGGGACGTGTAACCCAGCGCCGCAAGGTGCACAAGTTTGTCCTGGACGGCTCACCCCAGGCATTGGAGCATCCCGTCCGGTTCAAGGAAGACGTCCTGGCCGTGGAGGAGCCCCTGGAGATCCGCTTGGGTGAGATGTCCTTCTCCGTGACCATGCGGACCCCTGGAGACGACTTCGACCTTGTGGCGGGATTCCTGGTTTCGGAAGGCATCATCTGGGAGCCGGGACAGCTGATCTCGGAGCGCTTCTGCTCCGGGGAGGACGAGAACGGGGTGCAGACCTTCAACGTGGTGGATGCCCAGCTCAGGCCGGACGTGGAACGGCCCGACACCGGCCGTAACGTGTACACCTCCAGCTCGTGCGGAATCTGCGGCACGGATTCCATCGATGCCGTGCGCAAGTCCTCGCACCACAGCCCCAAGGAAGACGACGTCGCCGTCCCGGTGCGGGCGCTCGCCGCTCTGCCGGACCGCCTCCGCGAGGCGCAGGCGGTCTTTGACAAGACCGGCGGCGTCCACGCTGCCGGACTCTTCAGGATCCACGACGACGGCACTACAGAGCTGCTGTGCCTCCGGGAGGACGTGGGCAGGCACAACGCCGTGGACAAAGTGGTGGGCTGGGCCTTGCGCTCCGGCATGCTGCCGTTGAAGGGCACAGTCCTCCAAGTATCCGGAAGGGCTTCGTTCGAGCTCGTCCAGAAAGCCGCCATGGCCGGAATTCCCGTGCTTGCAGCCGTGAGCGCGCCGTCCAGCCTCGCGGCGGAACTGGCCGAGGAAACGGGAATCACGCTGGCCGGTTTCAGCCGCGGTCTCAGCCTCAATGTGTATGCAGGGCGGGACAGAATCGTTGCCGAAACAACTGAAGCGACGCCGATCATCCGTGGGGGATAG